In the genome of Pseudomonas fluorescens, the window CGGTCTTGGCGGTGTAGGCATCGAATACTGGCTTGATCAGCTCGTCGATACGCGAGGAGTAGACCACCACCTCGTCAGCGGCCTGGGCGGCGGTGCTGCCGATCAGGGTCAAGGCCAGTGCAGTCAGTAGACGCTTCGGTGCCAACATGGGAGCGGTCTCTCGATTGATAAATGAGGGCAAATGATAAGGACTCACATTTAGCTTCTCAATCGAAGCTGACCGTGGAGGAGTTACCGGATGTTGCACAGGCAGAAAATGATGGTGAATTTACCGCCGCCATCGCGAGCAGGCTCGCTCCCACAGGGAATCTCCAGAGTCCAGGAGTTTTGTGTTCACCACAAATCCTTGTGGGAGCGAGCCTGCTCGCGATGAGGGCGGCAGCCACAACGAAAATCTCAGGGCTTGGCCAACGCCGGCAAATCCCCAGTCAACCCCAGCGCTTCACGCACGAACAGCGCCTTGGCTTCCGGCATTTTCTCGACCATTTTCAACCCGGTATTACGCAACCAGCGCACCGGCAACGGATCGGCCTGGAACAAGCGCTCGAAGCCTTCCATCGCCGCCATCAGCGCCAGGTTGTGGGGCATCCGTCGACGTTCGTAACGGCTGAGGACTTTCACATCCGCCAGGCGTTCGCCACGTGTTGCCGCTTGCAGCAACACTTCGGCCAGCACGGCGGCATCGAGGAATCCGAGATTCACTCCCTGCCCGGCCAACGGGTGAATGGTGTGGGCCGCATCGCCGATCAATGCCAGACCTTCAGCCACATAACGCTTGGCATGCCGCTGGCGCAGAGGCACACACAGGCGCGGGTCGGCGCTAAGCACCTCGCCGAGCCGACCTTCAAAGGCCCGCTCCAGCCCCTTGCAGAAACCTTGCTCATCCATCGCCATCAGGCGTTCGGCTTCGCCCGGTGTGGTCGACCAGACGATCGAACACCAATCCTGTTGGCCGTCGCGCTCAAGGGGCAGGAACGCCAACGGACCATTATCGGTGAAGCGCTGCCAGGCCGTCATCTGATGCGGCTTGGCGCAACGCACGCTGGTGACGATGGCATGGTGCAGATAATCCCATTCGCGGGTCGCCACACCGGCCAGGCGTCGCACCGCCGAGTTGGCGCCATCCGCCGCGATCACCAGTGGTGCACGCAAGGTGCGGCCGTCGGCCAAGGTCAGCAGCCAGTCATCGCCGGAGCGGCGCATCTGCTCCAGGCGAGCATTGGCCAGCAACCCCAGGTCGCAATCGTGCAGGCGTTCGAGCAAGGCATCCTGGACCACGCGGTTCTCGACGATATG includes:
- a CDS encoding 2-octaprenyl-3-methyl-6-methoxy-1,4-benzoquinol hydroxylase, with the translated sequence MRADLLIVGAGMVGSALALALQNSGLEVLLLDGSPMSVKPFNAQAAFEPRVSALSAASQRILERLGVWDGIAGRRSSPYTDMQVWDGSGTGQIHFSAASVHAEVLGHIVENRVVQDALLERLHDCDLGLLANARLEQMRRSGDDWLLTLADGRTLRAPLVIAADGANSAVRRLAGVATREWDYLHHAIVTSVRCAKPHQMTAWQRFTDNGPLAFLPLERDGQQDWCSIVWSTTPGEAERLMAMDEQGFCKGLERAFEGRLGEVLSADPRLCVPLRQRHAKRYVAEGLALIGDAAHTIHPLAGQGVNLGFLDAAVLAEVLLQAATRGERLADVKVLSRYERRRMPHNLALMAAMEGFERLFQADPLPVRWLRNTGLKMVEKMPEAKALFVREALGLTGDLPALAKP